A stretch of DNA from Bacillus alveayuensis:
AAATGGAAAAATAAAGGAGTAGACATATTTACCATTAAGAACTATTTTTTACACTTTCACTCTTCCTTTCCCCTCTCTTTATTCTAATGATCTTCCAATTATGTATAACCGGCTTTGGAGATAAAGCCGGTTGTTTTAATGAAAACATTTTGTCATCAAGAAGCACTTGAAATGTAACTAGAAAAAGTGGAAAATATGTATGTTAAATTGATACAAACGAAATCACGAAAGGATCACGTAATAGGTTCTTGTATGATTAGAAATAAAAAACATAGAATGAGGAGCGATTTTTTGAACAGACCAATTGGTGTCATCGATTCTGGCGTTGGTGGCTTAACAGTTGCAAAAGAAATTATGAGACAATTACCGAAAGAAGAAATTATTTATTTAGGAGATACGGCCCGTTGTCCTTATGGTCCGCGGGTAAAAGAAGAGGTTCGCCAGTTTACATGGGAAATGACAAACTATTTGTTAGCTAACCATCATATTAAAATGTTAGTCATTGCCTGTAATACAGCTACAGCAATTGTATTATCAGAAATTCGAGAAAAACTGGATATTCCAGTTATAGGTGTTATTCAACCAGGTGCTCGTGCTGCATTAAACGCCACAAGAAACAGCCATATTGGCGTCATTGGAACGGAAGGAACGATAGCAAGTGGAGCATATGTTCAAGCGCTAAAAAAAATAAATAGTAAGACAATGATTGAAAGCTTGGCATGCCCTCGTTTCGTTCCATTAGTAGAAAGTGGAAACTTCGAAGGAAAGGAAGCTCATTATGTTGTGGCAGAGTCATTGCTTCCATTTAAAGGTAAAAGGATTGATACATTAATTTTAGGATGTACTCACTATCCTTTATTAAAGCCAATTATTCAAAAATATATGGGACGTGATGTGAAAATTATTTCTTCTGGGGACGAAACAGCACGAGAGGTAAGTACGATTCTATCGTTTCATCATATGTTAAATGAAGTAGAAGGGGAGAAGGATCATCTTTTTTTAACTACAGGTGAAAAAGAAATCTTTCAAAAAATAGCCTCAAAATGGTTTGGCTATG
This window harbors:
- a CDS encoding glutamate racemase (product_source=KO:K01776; cath_funfam=3.40.50.1860; cog=COG0796; ko=KO:K01776; pfam=PF01177; superfamily=53681; tigrfam=TIGR00067); the encoded protein is MNRPIGVIDSGVGGLTVAKEIMRQLPKEEIIYLGDTARCPYGPRVKEEVRQFTWEMTNYLLANHHIKMLVIACNTATAIVLSEIREKLDIPVIGVIQPGARAALNATRNSHIGVIGTEGTIASGAYVQALKKINSKTMIESLACPRFVPLVESGNFEGKEAHYVVAESLLPFKGKRIDTLILGCTHYPLLKPIIQKYMGRDVKIISSGDETAREVSTILSFHHMLNEVEGEKDHLFLTTGEKEIFQKIASKWFGYEIDHVKTITL